A DNA window from Drosophila virilis strain 15010-1051.87 chromosome 4, Dvir_AGI_RSII-ME, whole genome shotgun sequence contains the following coding sequences:
- the LOC6627379 gene encoding homeobox protein 6 isoform X1: protein MQLNGNVYNIYMMYSNRGIDTSSDRFSSRTSVYNYPEHLNPFNDDDNHKRLRFWRLSKSNENSKQRSFSIGNLRDIWNFRSFNLKKKSSTLGIQKTSESPPVLRRSFGPNTPYFHPAEQIAGRHSLQNLNVPFSTASSKVNGNPYQRSTNFDRCSTPQPHHYQRIRSSYSSLSSTNPFESEVESDVNHSGCSTVGLRPKSYRKKKRKAPPVPTKNMVIDPLSDPEKNSMDSAHSPNMEAMDIKSLTSEIERFVHRDETSINKSLTSKSYLDSETALSDAADISVLSITENGNNNTPNEKAAFPAKETITAPYKENLKTCDAANISVLSITENANNNISEEIAVPKIENTKTCDAADISVLSIDENTNHNNISNESNICHAKEDNSEEIAVPNIENPKTCDAADISVLSIYENTNNNISNENNICHAKEGNSEEIAEPNPKTRDENSSSMQATSHSNENNFSCLENKSYKYNNIVRSSEHFNKPLTIFEKAESDVHRSDKNSKPEKVKSVKEIIDSINRSQQLLKESAAKGTKVYSTSLYTKSNITPTDDHNKNNVTIDNSYIDNHSHLQQSDFHKNKINKIVFQCRESSPTSSNLDWNPVPKPKRINSDLTIKDINDP, encoded by the exons ATGCAGTTAAACGgtaatgtatataatatatat ATGATGTATTCAAACCGTGGTATTGATACAAGCTCTGACAGGTTTTCCAGTAGAACATCAGTATACAACTATCCTGAGCATTTGAATCCATTTAACGACGATGACAATCATAAGCGCTTACGGTTTTGGAGATTATCAAAATCCAATGAAAATTCGAAACAAAGAAGTTTCTCTATTGGAAACTTGCGAGACATTTG GAATTTTAGATCATTCAacttaaaaaagaaatcatcgactTTGGGTATTCAGAAAACATCTGAAAGTCCCCCTGTTCTGCGGAGAAGTTTTGGACCAAATACGCCGTATTTTCATCCAGCTGAACAGATCGCAGGGAGACATTCTTTGCAGAATTTGAACGTCCCTTTCAGT ACGGCATCGAGTAAAGTAAACGGCAACCCTTATCAACGTAGCACTAATTTTGATAGATGCTCAACGCCACAGCCTCATCATTACCAGAGAATCAg atCTTCGTACTCTAGTCTATCGAGCACCAATCCATTTGAAAGTGAAGTTGAGTCTGATGTTAATCATAGTGGATGCTCTACAGTTGGTCTTCGCCCAAAATCttatcgaaaaaaaaagaggaaagcCCCGCCAGTTCCGACTAAAAACATG GTCATCGATCCTTTGAGCGATCCTGAAAAAAACTCGATGGACTCCGCTCACAGTCCCAATATGGAAGCTATGGATATAAAGTCACTTACAAGTGAAATAGAGAGATTTGTACACAGAGATGAGACTTCGATAAATAAATCACTTACATCGAAATCTTATTTGGACTCCGAAACGGCACTAAGTGACGCAGCGGATATTAGCGTATTAAGTATCACAGAAAATGGCAATAATAATACACCTAATGAGAAAGCAGCTTTTCCTGCGAAGGAAACAATTACTGCACCATATAAAGAAAATCTTAAAACCTGTGACGCAGCTAATATTAGCGTATTAAGCATCACTGAAAAtgccaataataatatatctgAAGAAATTGCTGTaccaaaaatagaaaatactAAAACCTGTGACGCAGCGGATATAAGCGTATTAAGTATCGATGAAAATACcaatcataataatatatcTAATGAAAGCAACATTTGTCATGCGAAAGAAGACAATTCTGAAGAAATAGCTGTACCAAATATAGAAAATCCTAAAACCTGTGACGCAGCGGATATAAGCGTATTAAGTATCTATGAAAAtaccaataataatatatctaatgaaaacaatatATGTCATGCGAAAGAAGGCAATTCTGAAGAAATTGCTGAACCAAATCCTAAAACCCGGGACGAGAACAGTAGCTCAATGCAAGCGACAAGTCATagtaatgaaaataatttcagTTGTTTGGaaaataaaagttataaatataataacatCGTTAGAAGTTCTGAACATTTTAACAAACCACTAACTATTTTTGAAAAGGCAGAGAGCGATGTTCACCGTTCAGACAAAAATTCAAAACCTGAAAAGGTTAAATCGGTGAAAGAAATAATTGACTCTATAAATCGTAGCCAACAATTACTTAAAGAAAGTGCAGCTAAAGGTACAAAGGTATATTCAACTTCTTTGTATACTAAAAGCAATATAACACCAACTGATGatcacaacaaaaataatgttacGATAGATAATTCTTACATTGATAACCATTCACATTTACAACAAAGtgattttcataaaaataaaatcaataagaTAGTCTTTCAATGTCGAGAGTCGTCACCAACCTCATCAAACTTAGATTGGAATCCTGtgccaaaaccaaaaagaatTAATAGTGATCTGACAATAAAGGATATAAATGATCCTTAA
- the LOC6627379 gene encoding homeobox protein 6 isoform X2, whose amino-acid sequence MMYSNRGIDTSSDRFSSRTSVYNYPEHLNPFNDDDNHKRLRFWRLSKSNENSKQRSFSIGNLRDIWNFRSFNLKKKSSTLGIQKTSESPPVLRRSFGPNTPYFHPAEQIAGRHSLQNLNVPFSTASSKVNGNPYQRSTNFDRCSTPQPHHYQRIRSSYSSLSSTNPFESEVESDVNHSGCSTVGLRPKSYRKKKRKAPPVPTKNMVIDPLSDPEKNSMDSAHSPNMEAMDIKSLTSEIERFVHRDETSINKSLTSKSYLDSETALSDAADISVLSITENGNNNTPNEKAAFPAKETITAPYKENLKTCDAANISVLSITENANNNISEEIAVPKIENTKTCDAADISVLSIDENTNHNNISNESNICHAKEDNSEEIAVPNIENPKTCDAADISVLSIYENTNNNISNENNICHAKEGNSEEIAEPNPKTRDENSSSMQATSHSNENNFSCLENKSYKYNNIVRSSEHFNKPLTIFEKAESDVHRSDKNSKPEKVKSVKEIIDSINRSQQLLKESAAKGTKVYSTSLYTKSNITPTDDHNKNNVTIDNSYIDNHSHLQQSDFHKNKINKIVFQCRESSPTSSNLDWNPVPKPKRINSDLTIKDINDP is encoded by the exons ATGATGTATTCAAACCGTGGTATTGATACAAGCTCTGACAGGTTTTCCAGTAGAACATCAGTATACAACTATCCTGAGCATTTGAATCCATTTAACGACGATGACAATCATAAGCGCTTACGGTTTTGGAGATTATCAAAATCCAATGAAAATTCGAAACAAAGAAGTTTCTCTATTGGAAACTTGCGAGACATTTG GAATTTTAGATCATTCAacttaaaaaagaaatcatcgactTTGGGTATTCAGAAAACATCTGAAAGTCCCCCTGTTCTGCGGAGAAGTTTTGGACCAAATACGCCGTATTTTCATCCAGCTGAACAGATCGCAGGGAGACATTCTTTGCAGAATTTGAACGTCCCTTTCAGT ACGGCATCGAGTAAAGTAAACGGCAACCCTTATCAACGTAGCACTAATTTTGATAGATGCTCAACGCCACAGCCTCATCATTACCAGAGAATCAg atCTTCGTACTCTAGTCTATCGAGCACCAATCCATTTGAAAGTGAAGTTGAGTCTGATGTTAATCATAGTGGATGCTCTACAGTTGGTCTTCGCCCAAAATCttatcgaaaaaaaaagaggaaagcCCCGCCAGTTCCGACTAAAAACATG GTCATCGATCCTTTGAGCGATCCTGAAAAAAACTCGATGGACTCCGCTCACAGTCCCAATATGGAAGCTATGGATATAAAGTCACTTACAAGTGAAATAGAGAGATTTGTACACAGAGATGAGACTTCGATAAATAAATCACTTACATCGAAATCTTATTTGGACTCCGAAACGGCACTAAGTGACGCAGCGGATATTAGCGTATTAAGTATCACAGAAAATGGCAATAATAATACACCTAATGAGAAAGCAGCTTTTCCTGCGAAGGAAACAATTACTGCACCATATAAAGAAAATCTTAAAACCTGTGACGCAGCTAATATTAGCGTATTAAGCATCACTGAAAAtgccaataataatatatctgAAGAAATTGCTGTaccaaaaatagaaaatactAAAACCTGTGACGCAGCGGATATAAGCGTATTAAGTATCGATGAAAATACcaatcataataatatatcTAATGAAAGCAACATTTGTCATGCGAAAGAAGACAATTCTGAAGAAATAGCTGTACCAAATATAGAAAATCCTAAAACCTGTGACGCAGCGGATATAAGCGTATTAAGTATCTATGAAAAtaccaataataatatatctaatgaaaacaatatATGTCATGCGAAAGAAGGCAATTCTGAAGAAATTGCTGAACCAAATCCTAAAACCCGGGACGAGAACAGTAGCTCAATGCAAGCGACAAGTCATagtaatgaaaataatttcagTTGTTTGGaaaataaaagttataaatataataacatCGTTAGAAGTTCTGAACATTTTAACAAACCACTAACTATTTTTGAAAAGGCAGAGAGCGATGTTCACCGTTCAGACAAAAATTCAAAACCTGAAAAGGTTAAATCGGTGAAAGAAATAATTGACTCTATAAATCGTAGCCAACAATTACTTAAAGAAAGTGCAGCTAAAGGTACAAAGGTATATTCAACTTCTTTGTATACTAAAAGCAATATAACACCAACTGATGatcacaacaaaaataatgttacGATAGATAATTCTTACATTGATAACCATTCACATTTACAACAAAGtgattttcataaaaataaaatcaataagaTAGTCTTTCAATGTCGAGAGTCGTCACCAACCTCATCAAACTTAGATTGGAATCCTGtgccaaaaccaaaaagaatTAATAGTGATCTGACAATAAAGGATATAAATGATCCTTAA